In the genome of Haloarcula limicola, one region contains:
- a CDS encoding DNA adenine methylase: protein MTKPVLKWAGGKRQLLDDLKARFPRDFDATENAYHEPFLGGGALFFDIEPTTGTVNDTNARLVNFYRQVRDNPEKLINRCREFQDPEHDPDESFPFSTTDRSGKDVDSYYYQQRARFNNRPAGDDFDALEEAALLLYLNRTGFNGMYRENADGFFNIPQGRYANPDWVRAEEVRAASRVLERVELYNQDYTYVEEVVSPGDLVYFDPPYEPMSTTADFTKYSADGFDTEDQQSLLEFADSLASEGVHVILSNSGVMYDLYEAESENLLPDTVGATRSINSDGENRGEVEEIIATSVSEESRAGQSQTGLGQFSD, encoded by the coding sequence ATGACGAAACCGGTACTCAAGTGGGCCGGCGGTAAACGGCAGCTGTTAGACGACCTAAAAGCCAGGTTCCCGCGTGATTTCGACGCTACCGAAAATGCATACCACGAGCCGTTCTTAGGTGGCGGCGCACTCTTTTTCGACATCGAGCCGACTACGGGGACGGTGAATGACACGAACGCCCGCCTCGTAAACTTCTACCGGCAGGTCCGGGACAACCCTGAAAAGCTCATCAATCGGTGTCGAGAGTTCCAGGACCCCGAACACGATCCAGACGAAAGTTTCCCGTTTTCGACGACAGACCGGAGCGGAAAAGATGTCGATTCGTATTATTACCAACAGCGAGCTCGATTTAATAACCGGCCAGCAGGCGATGACTTCGATGCGCTTGAAGAGGCTGCCCTTCTACTCTATCTCAATCGAACGGGGTTCAACGGAATGTATCGTGAAAATGCGGATGGGTTCTTTAACATCCCACAAGGGCGATATGCTAACCCAGATTGGGTTCGGGCCGAAGAGGTTCGTGCAGCAAGTCGTGTTCTAGAGCGCGTAGAACTCTACAATCAAGACTATACGTACGTAGAGGAGGTCGTATCGCCGGGTGACCTCGTCTACTTCGATCCGCCATACGAGCCGATGAGTACAACTGCAGACTTCACCAAATACAGCGCAGATGGGTTCGATACCGAAGACCAGCAATCACTCTTGGAATTTGCCGACTCCTTGGCCAGCGAAGGAGTTCACGTTATTTTGAGTAACAGTGGCGTGATGTACGACCTCTACGAGGCGGAGTCAGAGAATCTACTGCCAGATACCGTCGGGGCAACCCGGTCGATCAATAGTGACGGTGAGAATAGGGGGGAAGTCGAAGAAATTATCGCAACTAGCGTCAGTGAAGAGAGCCGAGCCGGCCAGTCACAAACTGGGCTTGGCCAGTTTAGTGACTGA